A stretch of Gadus chalcogrammus isolate NIFS_2021 chromosome 9, NIFS_Gcha_1.0, whole genome shotgun sequence DNA encodes these proteins:
- the kti12 gene encoding protein KTI12 homolog isoform X1, with translation MPLIVMCGFPSSGKTRRANEIKDYFEKNTERKVHIVGDGTMRIEKNTVYAESPREKNVRGSLKAEVERKINKEDIVILDSLNYIKGYRYELFCLIKHTQTPHCVVSMTTVYCLTSVEVSSAWNSSREPKEQYTQEILDALVLRFEAPDSRNRWDSPLFTIQQEDTLPFDGISDAVFKRKAPPQNQSTLSQPLSSTNFLYELDKVTQEVLMAILNAQKTSIPGDLITVPGTTDKIEYTRSFNMAELRKLRRQFISYTKLHPTENIGHVSNMFVQYLNRSLN, from the exons ATGCCCCTAATAGTGATGTGTGGGTTCCCCAGCAGTGGTAAAACTCGCAGGGCTAATGAAATAAAGGATTATTTTGAGAAGAACACAGAAAGAAAGGTCCACATTGTAGGGGATGGGACCATGCGCATTGAAAAGAATACTGTTTATGCAG AGTCACCAAGAGAGAAAAATGTGAGAGGTTCTCTGAAAGCTGAAGTTGAGAG GAAGATCAACAAGGAAGATATTGTCATTTTGGATTCGTTGAATTACATCAAAG GGTATAGATATGAACTCTTCTGcctcatcaaacacacacagacaccccactGTGTAGTAAGTATGACCACG GTTTACTGTCTGACCTCAGTTGAAGTGAGCTCAGCATGGAATAGCAGCAGAGAGCCCAAGGAGCAGTACACCCAAGAGAT CCTGGATGCTCTGGTGCTGCGGTTTGAAGCTCCCGACTCCAGGAACCGATGGGACAGCCCTCTGTTCACCATCCAGCAGGAGGACACGCTCCCCTTCGACGGCATCTCCGACGCCGTCTTCAAGAGGAAAGCTCCCCCGCAGAACCAGTCCACCCTGAGT CAACCGCTGTCCTCTACTAACTTCTTATACGAGTTGGACAAGGTGACACAGGAGGTGTTGATG GCTATTCTCAATGCTCAGAAGACAAGCATTCCTGGTGATCTCATCACTGTTCCTGGAACCACAGACAAG ATTGAATACACCAGGAGCTTCAACATGGCTGAACTGAGGAAACTGAGACGCCAGTTCATCAGCTACACCAAGCTGCACCCCACAGAGAACATAGGACACGTTTCAAACATGTTTGTGCAATATTTGAATAGAAGTCTTAATTAA
- the kti12 gene encoding protein KTI12 homolog isoform X2 translates to MPLIVMCGFPSSGKTRRANEIKDYFEKNTERKVHIVGDGTMRIEKNTVYAESPREKNVRGSLKAEVERKINKEDIVILDSLNYIKGYRYELFCLIKHTQTPHCVVYCLTSVEVSSAWNSSREPKEQYTQEILDALVLRFEAPDSRNRWDSPLFTIQQEDTLPFDGISDAVFKRKAPPQNQSTLSQPLSSTNFLYELDKVTQEVLMAILNAQKTSIPGDLITVPGTTDKIEYTRSFNMAELRKLRRQFISYTKLHPTENIGHVSNMFVQYLNRSLN, encoded by the exons ATGCCCCTAATAGTGATGTGTGGGTTCCCCAGCAGTGGTAAAACTCGCAGGGCTAATGAAATAAAGGATTATTTTGAGAAGAACACAGAAAGAAAGGTCCACATTGTAGGGGATGGGACCATGCGCATTGAAAAGAATACTGTTTATGCAG AGTCACCAAGAGAGAAAAATGTGAGAGGTTCTCTGAAAGCTGAAGTTGAGAG GAAGATCAACAAGGAAGATATTGTCATTTTGGATTCGTTGAATTACATCAAAG GGTATAGATATGAACTCTTCTGcctcatcaaacacacacagacaccccactGTGTA GTTTACTGTCTGACCTCAGTTGAAGTGAGCTCAGCATGGAATAGCAGCAGAGAGCCCAAGGAGCAGTACACCCAAGAGAT CCTGGATGCTCTGGTGCTGCGGTTTGAAGCTCCCGACTCCAGGAACCGATGGGACAGCCCTCTGTTCACCATCCAGCAGGAGGACACGCTCCCCTTCGACGGCATCTCCGACGCCGTCTTCAAGAGGAAAGCTCCCCCGCAGAACCAGTCCACCCTGAGT CAACCGCTGTCCTCTACTAACTTCTTATACGAGTTGGACAAGGTGACACAGGAGGTGTTGATG GCTATTCTCAATGCTCAGAAGACAAGCATTCCTGGTGATCTCATCACTGTTCCTGGAACCACAGACAAG ATTGAATACACCAGGAGCTTCAACATGGCTGAACTGAGGAAACTGAGACGCCAGTTCATCAGCTACACCAAGCTGCACCCCACAGAGAACATAGGACACGTTTCAAACATGTTTGTGCAATATTTGAATAGAAGTCTTAATTAA
- the LOC130389215 gene encoding cholesterol 25-hydroxylase-like protein 1, member 1, whose protein sequence is MENLTEQHLEFLHSQAPSDRLLQPIWDHLLSNHLPLITSPFFSVLLAFSSYFFCSLPFAALDLLGSRVPMFHRYKIQPARRPTPSAMGQSFLRSVYNHLFFVLPAVAFFIPPTAVPQEAPSVYELLVDGLAVLLLFDTQYYIWHVVHHKHLQLYRWVHAIHHEYISPFSWSAEQLSIPELMAVGFWGNLDPVLLGCHPLTTWCVTVFSIWMSVEDHIGYDLPWTLNRVVPFGLLGGAPAHDMHHQKPGCNFAPFFRHWDRIFGTAAPF, encoded by the coding sequence ATGGAGAACTTGACTGAGCAGCACCTTGAGTTTCTTCACTCTCAGGCTCCTTCAGATCGGCTCCTGCAGCCTATCTGGGATCATCTCCTCTCCAACCATCTGCCTCTCATCacctctcccttcttctccgTGCTCCTCGCCTTCTCCAGCTACTTTTTCTGCAGTCTACCCTTCGCCGCTCTCGACCTCCTGGGATCCAGAGTGCCAATGTTCCATCGCTATAAGATCCAGCCAGCCAGACGTCCCACGCCTAGTGCGATGGGTCAGAGCTTCCTGAGGTCAGTGTACAATCACTTGTTCTTCGTTTTGCCGGCGGTAGCCTTTTTTATCCCCCCGACCGCGGTGCCCCAAGAGGCACCGAGCGTGTACGAGTTGCTGGTGGACGGGCTGGCTGTCCTGCTACTGTTTGACACTCAGTACTACATCTGGCACGTGGTGCACCACAAGCACCTGCAGCTTTACCGGTGGGTGCACGCTATCCATCACGAGTACATATCCCCCTTCTCCTGGTCCGCCGAGCAGCTCAGCATCCCGGAGCTGATGGCGGTGGGGTTCTGGGGAAACCTGGACCCCGTTCTCCTGGGATGTCACCCGCTGACAACGTGGTGCGTGACCGTGTTCAGCATCTGGATGTCGGTGGAGGACCACATCGGGTACGACCTGCCGTGGACGCTGAACCGGGTGGTGCCCTTTGGGCTGCTAGGCGGAGCGCCAGCACATGACATGCACCATCAGAAGCCAGGGTGTAACTTCGCCCCGTTCTTCAGGCACTGGGACAGGATCTTTGGCACGGCGGCACCGTTTTAA
- the LOC130389766 gene encoding LOW QUALITY PROTEIN: cholesterol 25-hydroxylase-like protein 1, member 1 (The sequence of the model RefSeq protein was modified relative to this genomic sequence to represent the inferred CDS: inserted 2 bases in 1 codon) encodes MEHLQFLHSQAPSDRLLQPLWDHLLSNHLPLITSPFFPVLLAFSSYFFIPPTAVPQEAPSVYAVLVXLAVLLLFDTQYFIWHVVHHKHLQLYRWVHAIHHKYISPFSWSAEQLSIPELMAVGFWGNLDPVLLGCHPLTTWCVTVFSIWMSVEDHIGYDLPWTLNRVVPFGLLGGAPAHDMHHQKPGCNFAPFFRHWDRIFGTAAPV; translated from the exons ATGGAA CACCTTCAGTTTCTCCACTCTCAGGCTCCTTCAGATCGGCTCCTGCAGCCTCTCTGGGATCATCTCCTCTCCAACCATCTGCCTCTAATCACCTCTCCCTTCTTCCCCGTGCTCCTCGCCTTCTCCAGCTACTTTTTTATCCCCCCGACCGCGGTGCCCCAAGAGGCACCGAGCGTGTACGCGGTGCTGGT GCTGGCTGTCCTGCTACTGTTTGACACTCAGTACTTCATCTGGCACGTGGTGCACCACAAGCACCTGCAGCTTTACCGGTGGGTGCACGCCATCCACCACAAGTACATATCCCCCTTCTCCTGGTCCGCCGAGCAGCTCAGCATCCCGGAGCTGATGGCGGTGGGGTTCTGGGGAAACCTGGACCCCGTTCTCCTGGGATGTCACCCGCTGACAACGTGGTGCGTGACTGTGTTCAGCATCTGGATGTCGGTGGAGGACCACATCGGGTACGACCTTCCGTGGACGCTGAACCGGGTGGTGCCCTTTGGGCTGCTAGGCGGAGCGCCAGCACATGACATGCACCACCAGAAGCCAGGGTGTAACTTCGCCCCGTTCTTCAGGCACTGGGACAGGATCTTTGGCACGGCGGCACCGGTTTAG